In Aegilops tauschii subsp. strangulata cultivar AL8/78 chromosome 3, Aet v6.0, whole genome shotgun sequence, one genomic interval encodes:
- the LOC123497721 gene encoding serine/threonine-protein phosphatase 7 long form homolog encodes MVWLLDNAIDTQHRAYMMREKGLKLEPLKIRYHGVSGLAMPYDERYTPYIKQAGQLPWIQLVSRSTPNLNAPLVSALADRWRPETHSFHLRTGEMTVTLEDVSLITGLAIDGMPLCMSTDSDGWREQMIALLGMAPTEAETGVEEGEEPKKKERKAAGAAFTWIQANFAHCPADATDDMLDDECCRITDRAGIDGNMLLLSVWSWERLPVGRPKSVRFNPWYEDEDDDLRRPTWAYKWDVVSEMTNDVNLMYQKYIAELDTITPEQVEWQPYGADDILGYTPEFSINPMCLRDRDLWLMRCPLICNWAIEFHLPHRVFRQFGLFQPHPPEWVDTDKALHRLDRRRQRKIKDWDKHHASYVTRFQLCVEQARSSARAQLREHNPLAFDNYIRWLLENTRVEICPPAYNEDILEEPMNFEDLSKGKYNRDVRVGQGVPAVPVINYVVKCSFFTFPLAVLHMSEWLTCSFFLIRSAPRSRKQLMRASLFWRTHRLEKAMMMVHYKHSSRYIMPSLELNNVTWVHPIQILPHLVQELRIARTTLKHHVKLIRVRLNIAFQKGLFIHMMNINTCSPIPTIIKNTRISSKYITKIFAQNTYAITYK; translated from the exons atggtttggcttctcgacAATGCCATTGACACACAACACCGGGCCTACATGATGCGCGAGAAGGGGCTG AAGCTTGAACCTCTGAAGATTCGGTATCACGGGGTCTCTGGTCTTGCCATGCCTTACGATGAGCGGTACACACCGTACATCAAGCAGGCAGGACAACTCCCGTGGATTCAGTTGGTCAGCCGATCGACGCCGAATCTGAACGCTCCACTGGTGTCCGCTCTTGCTGATCGGTGGAGGCCGGAGACGCACAGTTTCCATCTTCGGActggggagatgaccgtgacgctcGAGGATGTCTCGTTGATCACCGGTCTTGCTATCGACGGGATGCCTCTCTGTATGAGCACCGATTCTGATGGGTGGCGCGAGCAGATGATTGCTCTTCTCGGTATGGCTCCTACCGAGGCTGAGACTGGTGTAGAGGAGGGAGAAGAGCcgaagaagaaggaaaggaaagcAGCCGGAGCTGCTTTCACGTGGATTCAAGCAAACTTTGCGCATTGCCCTGCGGATGCCACTGATGATATG CTGGACGATGAGTGTTGCAGGATCACAGATAGGGCAGGCATTGATGGTAATATGCTTCTACTTTCTGTATGGAGCTGGGAGCGTCTGCCTGTTGGACGCCCGAAGAGCGTCAGGTTTAATCCTTGgtatgaagatgaagatgacgaCTTACGGCgccccacttgggcttacaagtgggatgtggTTTCCGAGATGACGAACGATGTCAATCTCATGTACCAAAAGTACATTGCCGAGTTGGACACGATTACGCCTGAGCAG GTGGAATGGCAGCCATATGGCGCCGATGACATACTTGGGTACACCCCGGAGTTTTCCATCAACCCGATGTGCTTGCGGGATAGGGATCTCTGGCTTATGcggtgcccactgatatgcaactgggcTATTGAGTTTCATTTGCCACATCGCGTGTTTCGTCAGTTTGGTCTGTTCCAGCCTCACCCGCCGGAATGGGTGGATACGGACAAAGCACTTCATAG GTTGGACAGGAGAAGGCAGCGGAAGATAAAGGACTGGGACAAGCATCATGCTTCGTATGTTACCCGCTTCCAGCTTTGCGTGGAGCAAGCTCGTAGCAGTGCACGCGCCCAGCTTCGTGAGCATAACCCACTTGCTTTTGATAACTACATACGATGGCTTCTTGAAAATACTCGAGTTGAGATATGCCCGCCAGCATATAATGAGGATATTCTTGAAGAACCCATGAACTTTGAGGATCTATCAAAGGGGAAGTACAACAGAGATGTTAGGGTAGGGCAAGGAGTCCCTGCTGTTCCGGTGATTAACTATGTGGTAAAGTGTTCCTTCTTTACTTTCCCGTTGGCCGTATTACACATGTCTGAATGGCTAACGTGTTCATTCTTTCTCATCCGCAGCGCACCGAGATCAAGAAAGCAGCTGATGAGAGCCAGTCTATTCTGGAGAACACACCGGTTGGAAAAGGCAATGATGATGGTTCACTACAAGCATTCCTCAAGGTACATTATGCCTTCCCTCGAACTCAACAACGTCACTtgggtccatccaattcaaatccTTCCTCACTTGGTCcaagagctccgcatagctaggactactctcaaacaccatgtcaagctcatccgggtccggctcaacattgcctttcaaaaaggcCTCTTTATCCACATGATGAACATAAACACATGTTCTCCCATCCCTACAATAATCAAAAACACACGTATATCAAGTAAGTACATAACAAAAATATTTGCACAAAATACATATGCCATAACATATAAATGA